In a single window of the Populus alba chromosome 16, ASM523922v2, whole genome shotgun sequence genome:
- the LOC118039360 gene encoding receptor-like protein 7: protein MASPVCFLTMRMLLLFLLSLFHLRACYSSPSMQPLCHDDESHALLQLKESLVINESASSDPSAYPKVESWKVDGETGDCCSWDGVECDGDSGHVIGLDLSSSCLYGSIDSNSSLFHLVQLRKLNLADNDFNHSKIPSEIRNLSRLFDLNLSMSRFSGQIPAEILELSKLVSLDLGWNTLKLQKPGLQHLVEALTNLEVLHLSGVEISTKVPQIMANLSSLSSLFLRECGLQGEFPMGIFQLPNLRFLSIRYNPYLTGYLPEFQSGSQLESLLLAGTNFSGQLPGTLGNLQSMKEFDVAECNFSGVIPSSSLGNLTKLNYLDLSYNFFSGKIPPSLVNLLQLTDLSLSFNNFSSGTLDWLGNLTNLNNVDLQDTNSYGNIPSSLRNLTQLTVLLLAQNKLTGQIPSWIGNHTQLTSLYLGVNKLHGPIPESIYRLQNLEELDLAYNFFSGTLDLNLLLKFRNLVSLQLVYNNLSLLNSNNATIPHPKLELLTLSGYNLSEFPSFLRDQNHLELLELAHNKLEGHIPKWFMNMSTITLDYLSLAGNLLTGFEQSLDVLLWNNLRSLDLSSNKFQGSLPIPRPAIYEYNVSNNKLNGEIPEVICNLTSLSVLVLSNNNLSGKLPSCLGIKSSNASVLNLRNNSFSGDIPDTFTSGCSLRIVDFGQNKLEGKIPKSLANCTKLEILNLEQNKINCVFPSWLGVLPDLRVMILRSNALHGMIGKPETNVEFPRLQIVDLSNNSFKGKLPLEYFRNWTAMQNVHNEHLIYIQANISFQTSHHVMEQWYEYSMTMTNKGVMILYEKIQDSLTAIDFSSNGFEGGIPEVLGDLKALHLLNLSNNFLRGDIPSSLSKLKEIESLDLSQNKLSGEIPGELAQLTFLEVFNVSHNLLSGPIPRGNQFGAFDNTSFDANPGLCGKPLSKECGNAEDSLPAAKEDEGSGYPLEFGWKVVVIGYACGLVIGVILGCAMNTRKYEWLVKNYIATWQYKGQNLKTRLRRN from the coding sequence atggcATCACCTGTGTGTTTCTTAACCATGCGGATGCTTTTGCTCTTTTTGCTGTCTTTGTTTCATCTTAGAGCTTGTTATTCTTCTCCTTCCATGCAGCCTCTCTGCCATGATGATGAGAGTCATGCCTTGTTGCAGCTCAAGGAAAGCCTTGTCATTAATGAGTCCGCTTCTTCTGACCCTTCTGCTTATCCTAAGGTTGAATCATGGAAAGTTGATGGAGAAACCGGTGATTGCTGCTCATGGGATGGTGTTGAATGCGATGGGGACTCTGGTCATGTGATCGGCCTTGACCTCAGTAGCAGCTGCCTTTATGGCTCCATCGACTCCAATAGCAGCCTCTTCCACCTTGTTCAACTCAGAAAGCTGAATCTTGCTGACAACGACTTCAACCACTCCAAAATCCCTTCTGAGATTCGAAATCTCTCAAGGCTGTTTGATCTAAATCTCTCAATGTCTCGCTTTTCTGGTCAGATTCCAGCAGAGATCTTAGAGCTTTCCAAGTTGGTTTCCCTTGATCTGGGATGGAATACTTTGAAGCTCCAAAAGCCTGGTCTGCAACATTTAGTTGAAGCATTAACCAACTTGGAGGTGCTCCATCTCAGCGGAGTCGAAATATCAACCAAGGTACCTCAAATCATGGCAAATTTATCCTCTTTGTCATCTCTATTTCTCAGGGAGTGTGGATTGCAAGGAGAGTTCCCCATGGGTATATTCCAATTACCCAACCTTCGCTTTCTCAGTATCCGGTATAATCCATATCTCACTGGATATTTGCCGGAATTTCAGTCGGGCAGCCAGCTTGAATCATTGTTGCTTGCAGGGACGAATTTCTCTGGTCAGCTACCGGGGACCCTTGGGAACCTCCAATCAATGAAAGAGTTTGATGTGGCAGAATGTAATTTTTCAGGGGTGATACCATCTTCTTCACTTGGTAATCTTACAAAACTGAACTATCTAGACCTTTCTTATAACTTTTTCTCTGGGAAAATCCCTCCTTCTTTGGTCAACCTTCTTCAACTTACTGACCTGTCGCTTTCTTTCAACAATTTCAGTTCTGGTACCTTAGATTGGCTTGGTAATCTAACCAATCTCAATAATGTAGACTTGCAAGACACCAATTCATATGGTAACATTCCATCCTCTCTTAGAAACTTGACTCAGCTCACCGTCTTGTTGCTTgcccaaaataaattaactgGTCAAATTCCATCTTGGATAGGAAACCATACCCAATTAACCTCACTATACCTTGGTGTCAACAAACTGCACGGTCCGATTCCTGagtctatttataggcttcaaAATCTTGAAGAACTTGACCTAGCATATAATTTCTTTAGTGGTACTTTGGATTTGAACCTTCTTCTTAAGTTCAGAAACCTTGTTTCACTCCAATTAGTGTATAACAATCTGTCTCTGCTTAATAGCAACAATGCTACCATTCCTCACCCAAAACTTGAACTCTTGACGTTAAGTGGATACAATCTAAGTGAATTTCCCAGTTTCTTGCGTGATCAAAACCATTTGGAGCTTTTAGAACTTGCCCATAACAAACTGGAGGGACACATACCCAAATGGTTTATGAACATGAGTACCATAACCCTCGATTATCTATCTCTGGCTGGCAACCTTCTGACTGGTTTTGAGCAATCCCTCGACGTTCTTCTATGGAATAATCTACGCTCACTGGATCTTAGTTCAAACAAGTTCCAAGGATCCCTCCCAATTCCACGACCAGCAATCTATGAATATAACGTCTCgaacaacaaattaaatggaGAAATCCCAGAAGTTATCTGCAATCTGACTTCGCTTTCTGTCCTTGTtttgtcaaataacaatttgaGTGGCAAACTTCCGTCGTGCTTGGGCATTAAAAGCAGCAATGCTTCAGTTCTTAATCTGCGCAACAATAGTTTCAGCGGTGATATTCCCGACACCTTCACAAGTGGCTGCTCATTGAGGATCGTTGATTTCGGTCAAAACAAACTGGAGGGAAAGATACCAAAATCATTAGCCAATTGCACCAAGCTAGAGATTCTCAATCttgaacaaaataagataaattgtgTCTTTCCTTCTTGGTTGGGTGTTCTTCCTGATTTGAGGGTTATGATTTTGAGATCTAATGCGCTACATGGTATGATTGGGAAACCTGAAACCAACGTTGAATTTCCGAGGTTACAGATTGTTGACCTCTCCAACAACAGTTTTAAGGGTAAGTTGCCACTTGAATATTTCCGAAATTGGACTGCCATGCAAAATGTCCATAATGAGCACTTGATTTACATTCAAGCAAACATAAGTTTTCAAACATCGCATCATGTAATGGAACAATGGTATGAGTACTCGATGACAATGACAAACAAAGGTGTGATGATCTTATATGAGAAGATCCAAGATAGTCTTACTGCTATCGATTTCTCAAGTAATGGTTTTGAAGGAGGAATCCCAGAGGTCCTCGGAGATCTCAAAGCACTTCATTTGCTCAATCTCTCCAACAACTTTCTCAGGGGTGACATCCCTTCATCCTTGTCCAAATTGAAAGAGATTGAATCTTTGGACCTTTCTCAGAACAAACTCTCGGGAGAGATTCCTGGCGAACTTGCACAGCTCACCTTCCTCGAGGTCTTCAATGTGTCTCACAATCTTCTCTCAGGTCCGATACCACGAGGAAATCAATTCGGAGCATTTGACAACACTTCATTTGATGCGAATCCAGGATTATGTGGAAAGCCCTTGTCAAAAGAATGTGGAAATGCTGAGGACTCGTTGCCAGCAGCAAAAGAAGATGAGGGCTCGGGATATCCACTTGAATTTGGTTGGAAGGTGGTGGTGATAGGTTATGCTTGTGGATTGGTAATTGGAGTGATTCTTGGATGCGCTATGAACACAAGGAAGTATGAATGGTTGGTGAAGAATTATATTGCGACGTGGCAATACAAAGGTCAAAATTTGAAGACTCGCCTGCGtagaaattaa
- the LOC118039367 gene encoding receptor-like protein 6 — MRMLLLFLLSFFHHRACHSSPSMQPRCQAEEGNALLQFKESLVIHRSASSDPSAYPKVASWKVDGESGDCCSWDGVECDRDSGHVIGLDLSSSCLYGSIDSNSSLFHLVQLRRLNLADNDFNNSEIPSEIGNLSRLFDLDLSMSGFSGQIPAEILEFPMGIFQLPNLRFLSIRYNPYLTGYLPEFQSGSQLEILLLAGTNFSGQLPESIGNLKSLTELDVAESNFSGVIPSSLGNLTKLNYLDLSHNNFSGKIPFTFVNLLQLTYLSLSSNNFSSGTLHWLCNLTKLTFVGFKRTNSYGEIPSCLGNLTQLTQLSLNVNELTGQLPSWIGNQTQLILLGLGANKLHGPISDSIFRLPNLETLNLGKNLFSGTVEFGLLKSRSLVSFQLSDNNLSVIGNHNDSAALQNIQILSLSGCNLSGEFPSFLHGQNHLEYVELGGNKIEGHIPTWFMNLGTETLWSLDLRGNLLTGFEQSVDILPWNNLRCLRLSFNKLDGALPIPPHSTIIYEVSDNRLNGEIPPAICNLTSLVILQLSNNNLSGKLPQCLGNISNSASVLDLHNNSFSGDIPEAFSSDCALRAIDFSQNQLEGKIPKSLANCPKLEILNIEQNKINDVFPSWLGILPELRVLILRSNRLHGVIGKPKADFEFQRLQIVDLSGNCFLGKLPIEYSRNWTAMKTIYKEHPLYMQVDASFQLPGYVMTYHFDYSMTMTNKGVVTKYEKIQEFLTAIDLSSNRFEGGIPDALGDLKELHMLNLSNNFLTGRIPPSLSNLKGLEALDLSQNKLSGEIPVQLAQLTFLAVFNVSHNLLSGPIPRGNQFETFDNTSFDANPGLCGKPLSKNCGNGEDSLPAPEEDEGSGYPLEFGWKVVVIGYATGLVIGVILGCAMNTRKYEWLVKNYFVNRGQNLKTRLRRN, encoded by the coding sequence ATGCGAATGCTTTTGCTCTTTTTACTCTCGTTTTTTCATCATAGAGCTTGTCACTCTTCTCCTTCCATGCAGCCGCGATGCCAAGCTGAGGAGGGTAATGCCTTGTTACAGTTCAAGGAAAGCCTTGTCATTCATAGGTCCGCTTCTTCTGATCCTTCTGCTTATCCGAAGGTTGCATCATGGAAAGTTGATGGAGAAAGCGGTGATTGCTGCTCATGGGATGGTGTTGAATGCGATAGGGACTCTGGTCATGTGATCGGCCTTGACCTCAGTAGCAGCTGCCTTTATGGCTCCATCGACTCCAATAGCAGCCTCTTCCACCTTGTTCAGCTCAGAAGGCTGAATCTTGCTGACAACGACTTCAACAACTCTGAAATCCCTTCTGAGATTGGAAATCTCTCAAGGCTGTTTGATCTAGATCTCTCAATGTCTGGCTTCTCGGGTCAAATTCCAGCTGAGATCTTAGAGTTCCCCATGGGTATATTCCAGTTACCCAACCTTCGCTTTCTTAGTATCCGGTATAATCCATATCTCACTGGATATTTGCCGGAATTTCAGTCGGGCAGCCAGCTTGAAATATTGTTGCTTGCAGGGACGAATTTCTCTGGTCAGCTACCGGAATCCATAGGAAACCTCAAATCTTTGACAGAGCTTGATGTGGCTGAAAGTAATTTTTCAGGGGTGATACCATCTTCACTTGGTAACCTTACGAAACTGAACTATCTAGACCTTTCTCATAACAATTTCTCTGGGAAAATCCCTTTTACTTTTGTCAACCTTCTTCAACTTACTTACCTGTCGCTTTCTTCTAATAATTTCAGTTCTGGAACCTTGCATTGGCTTTGTAATCTAACCAAACTCACTTTTGTAGGATTTAAGCGAACCAATTCATACGGTGAGATTCCATCCTGTCTTGGAAACTTGACTCAGCTCACCCAGTTAAGCCTTAATGTGAATGAATTAACTGGTCAACTTCCATCTTGGATAGGAAACCAAACCCAATTAATCTTACTGGGCCTTGGTGCCAACAAACTGCACGGTCCAATTTCAGATTCTATTTTTAGGCTTCCCAATCTTGAAACCCTTAACCTAGGAAAAAATTTATTCAGTGGCACTGTAGAATTTGGCCTTCTTAAGTCAAGAAGCCTTGTTTCCTTCCAATTATCTGACAATAATTTGTCTGTGATTGGCAACCACAATGATAGTGCTGCTCTGCAAAACattcaaattttaagtttgagtGGATGCAATTTATCAGGCGAGTTTCCAAGTTTCTTACATGGTCAAAATCACTTGGAGTATGTAGAACTCGGTGGAAACAAAATTGAGGGGCACATACCAACATGGTTTATGAACTTGGGCACCGAAACTCTTTGGAGTTTAGATCTCAGAGGCAACCTACTAACAGGTTTTGAGCAATCCGTTGATATTCTTCCATGGAATAATCTACGATGTCTGAGACTTTCTTTCAACAAGCTTGATGGAGCCCTTCCAATCCCACCACATTCCACCATTATTTATGAAGTCTCAGACAACCGTTTAAATGGAGAAATTCCACCAGCAATCTGCAATCTGACATCTCTTGTTATCCTCCAATTGTCAAACAACAATTTGAGTGGCAAGCTTCCGCAATGTTTAGGAAACATAAGTAACTCTGCTTCAGTACTCGATCTACACAACAACAGCTTCAGCGGTGACATTCCTGAAGCTTTCTCAAGTGACTGCGCATTGAGGGCAATCGATTTCAGTCAAAACCAATTGGAAGGGAAGATACCAAAATCATTAGCCAATTGTCCCAAGCTAGAGATTCTCAATATCGaacaaaacaagataaatgATGTCTTCCCTTCATGGTTGGGTATTTTGCCAGAGTTGAGGGTTCTGATTTTGAGATCCAATAGGCTCCATGGCGTGATTGGGAAACCTAAAGCTGACTTTGAATTCCAGAGGTTGCAGATTGTTGATCTATCCGGTAATTGTTTTTTGGGTAAGTTGCCAATTGAATACTCTCGAAATTGGACTGCCATGAAAACTATCTATAAAGAACACCCGTTGTACATGCAAGTAGACGCAAGTTTTCAATTACCAGGGTATGTAATGACATATCATTTTGACTACTCAATGACAATGACCAATAAAGGTGTGGTGACAAAATATGAGAAGATCCAAGAATTTCTCACAGCTATTGATCTCTCAAGCAATCGTTTTGAAGGAGGAATTCCAGATGCCCTTGGAGATCTCAAAGAACTTCATATGCTCAATCTCTCCAACAACTTTCTCACTGGTCGCATCCCTCCATCCTTGTCCAACTTGAAAGGGCTTGAAGCTTTGGACCTTTCTCAGAACAAACTCTCGGGAGAGATTCCTGTCCAACTTGCACAGCTCACCTTCCTCGCGGTCTTTAATGTGTCTCACAATCTTCTATCAGGTCCAATACCAAGGGGAAACCAATTCGAGACATTTGACAACACTTCATTTGATGCGAATCCAGGATTGTGTGGAAAGCCTTTATCAAAAAACTGTGGAAATGGCGAGGACTCGCTGCCAGCACCTGAAGAAGATGAGGGCTCGGGATATCCACTTGAATTTGGTTGGAAGGTGGTGGTGATAGGTTATGCAACCGGGTTGGTAATTGGAGTGATTCTTGGATGCGCTATGAACACAAGGAAGTATGAATGGCTGGTGAAGAATTACTTTGTGAACAGAGGTCAAAATTTGAAGACTCGCCTGCGTAGaaattga